Proteins encoded together in one Musa acuminata AAA Group cultivar baxijiao chromosome BXJ3-6, Cavendish_Baxijiao_AAA, whole genome shotgun sequence window:
- the LOC135641393 gene encoding uncharacterized protein LOC135641393 produces MEQRAAVILCVAVLSALFAYNVAGARIGKHALLTNEEMSYKQIQHQIPPSDPDPIEPPVSYEGTEDKQIQRLVPPSGPDPIEPPVSYEGTEDKQIQRLVPPSGPDPIEPPVSYEGTEGKQIQHLVPPSGPDPIEPPVSYEGTEGKQIQRLVPTGPNPEEPPVSYEGMEGKQIQRLVPTGPNPEEPPVSYEGMEGKQIQRLVPTGPNPEEPPVSYEGKQIQRLVPTGPNPEEPPVSYEGMEGKQIQRLVPTGPNPEEPPVSYEGTEGKQIQRLVPTGPNPEEPPVSYEGKQIQRLVPTGPNPEEPPVSYEGKQIQRLVPTGPNPEEPPVSYEGTKDKQIQRLVPTGPNPEEPPASF; encoded by the coding sequence ATGGAGCAAAGAGCAGCGGTGATACTTTGCGTTGCGGTGCTTTCGGCGCTTTTTGCATACAATGTTGCAGGAGCGAGGATTGGGAAGCATGCGCTACTGACCAACGAAGAAATGTCATATAAACAGATTCAACATCAAATTCCTCCGAGTGATCCAGATCCAATAGAGCCACCAGTTTCATATGAAGGAACGGAAGATAAACAGATCCAACGTCTAGTTCCTCCTAGTGGTCCAGATCCAATAGAGCCACCAGTTTCATACGAAGGAACAGAAGATAAACAGATCCAACGTCTAGTTCCTCCTAGTGGCCCAGATCCAATAGAGCCACCAGTTTCATACGAAGGAACAGAAGGTAAACAGATCCAACATCTAGTTCCTCCTAGTGGTCCAGATCCAATAGAGCCACCAGTTTCATACGAAGGAACAGAAGGTAAACAGATCCAACGTCTAGTTCCTACCGGTCCAAATCCAGAAGAGCCACCAGTTTCATACGAAGGAATGGAGGGTAAACAGATCCAACGTCTAGTTCCTACTGGTCCGAATCCAGAAGAGCCACCAGTTTCATACGAAGGAATGGAGGGTAAACAGATCCAACGTCTAGTTCCTACTGGTCCGAATCCAGAAGAGCCACCAGTTTCATACGAAGGTAAACAAATCCAACGTCTAGTTCCTACCGGTCCAAATCCAGAAGAGCCACCAGTTTCATACGAAGGAATGGAGGGTAAACAGATCCAACGTCTGGTTCCTACCGGTCCGAATCCAGAAGAGCCACCAGTTTCATACGAAGGAACGGAGGGTAAACAGATCCAACGTCTAGTTCCTACCGGTCCGAATCCAGAAGAGCCACCAGTTTCATACGAAGGTAAACAGATCCAACGTCTAGTTCCTACCGGTCCAAATCCAGAAGAGCCACCAGTTTCATACGAAGGTAAACAGATCCAACGTCTAGTTCCTACCGGTCCAAATCCAGAAGAGCCACCAGTTTCATACGAAGGAACGAAAGATAAGCAGATACAACGTCTAGTTCCTACTGGTCCAAATCCAGAAGAACCACCAGCTTCGTTCTAA